Below is a genomic region from Citrobacter europaeus.
TTTTATCTTTTTTTATTACGGTTGATGTGCGTTTTTTGTACATGCATTTACGCTATGAATCTTGATGGCGAGTCTGATACTTATAAAGTAGGTAATTACAATAGTATTGTTTATTTATAACTTGTTATCTGGTAATTTTATTGTAATAAATTATCCCCGAAGGTAATCTGTTGCCGCGATAAAATTTTCATATTGATACAGGGATACGTGAATGGTTGTTGGAAAGAAACATTACCAAAATCTTGATTTCAACCTGATTAAAGTATTTGATGCTGTTATCACGGAGGGAAATGCAACCCGGGCAGCTCAAAAATTGGAGGTGACGCCAGCGGCGGTTTCTCATGCTCTTGTCAGGCTGCACACCATCTATGACGAAGATCTCTTTATCAGAACCCGAGATGGTCTGGTGCCAACTGTGGCAGGAAAAGATTTGCACCAGGTGTTTCGGCAAGTTATTTCTGCTATCGATGCAACCCTCAATAGCCAACATCACGCCAAAGAAGATAATGAGATCATTATTTTAGGGGGTGATATTATTGAGAGTTACTACTTTTCTGTATTTAATGATTGCGATTTATTCAGTAATTATATTATTAACCACTACTCAGCCAGGAAAAATGAAAAAAACGCGTTAAGTACGATGCTGATAAAGGGACGTATCGATATTTCTTTTGGTCTCACAGCCATTGAACATCATTTGGTAGATGTTCATCTTATTGATTATATTGAAGACTATGTGTGCATATGTGGTAGTCATAATTTACTGTATGAGTTAGATGCACTGTCGCTGCATAATTTCTATGCCAGTAAACATGCAATGTATCATACGGATATCTTTACCCCAGCAGCGGCGGACGTGGTTGATTTGTATGAGAACACAGTTTTTTGCAAAGGACGCAGGAATGCGGGTTATCATAGTGATTCATTAGTTGGGGTTTTTAATGTTGTGGAACGAAGCGATATGATTGCGCTGGTACCTTTAAATTATGCTTTGTATTTTCGTGATGTCAGAAATTACAAAGTGAAAATTATGCGACCACCCAGTGAGTTTTCATTTAAAAAATTGCCTGTCTATGCCTGCATATCTGTTAAAAGTGAGCGTTATCAAGTAGCAAAAGATTTTATTCTATTACTGCAATCTATTCTTGATAAAAATAAAATGTCATGACATATCCCTATGTCCATTATGAGATGCCTGTTATAGGTTCTAATGATTGACCCAGTGATTAATGAATGAATATGAATGCCAGAACGGAGAAAATAATTAACACAGTAATAAATAGTATGTTTTTACACAACCGCTGATGAAGCCATAATTTTTTCACCGGTTTATTGATAATGATGTCAGCATTAACTTTTACACCTAGCCTCGGGATGGTAGAGAAAAAATCATGCAGACCACATTCTCTGAGATCTCTACGCAATAAATATAATAGCTGAGTCAGGTTTGCGTCGTTCACAAACTGGCAGCGTTCTCCCCATAGAGCCTGCGCAAGCTGTTTCTTGTGAATAACTTCCTCGTGTGAATTTTGGATCATATATCTTAGACATCTTACCCTCATACTTGTCATTATTAATCTATCTGAGCTTTTCAGATTTTTGATTTCATGAGTTTTATCATCATAAGTACATTGATTGTTGATTGTATATATGGTCATGATTCTATTTACCATTGGTTTCCTGTGGGTTCTGCATCGTAGGCGGAGATTTTGTATTCTTCAATAGATGAGAATTGTCTGCACTATGAATTATTTTAATATAGAGCGTTTAATCACGGTTTATGGCGGGAGTTGAGCGTAGCTAATATTCTGTTTTTAGTGGAAGTTGTAATAAAAAGCAATTGCTGTGCTTTTAGTTGTCGTTATTGATTGTGCCAACTTGCCTATACTCTCTATGGCAAATGACCGATATTAAATATTATTAATAAATAGTCGATATCAAGAATAGGTTGATGTTCTGTTGAAACGACGCAGAGCTTCACAAACTCATGGCCAAGGCCAGGTGAGATTTGAAGCATGATCTCGCGCATTGTCCTGCCAGGCACGTTGCCTGAGCAATGAAGATATCATCGTAAAAACCGACCTATTCATCATGAATAATCTAATTTTAACGAGCTTTTTGAGGGTGTAAGATAGTATTTACGAAGTATTCACCCAATAGAGAGAATAAAAGTGAAACATCTGCATCGTTTTTTTAGTAGTGACGCCTCGGGGGGCATCATTCTGATCATCGCTGCCGTGGTCGCTATGCTGATGGCAAATATCGGGGTGACCAGTGGATGGTACCACGCCTTTCTGGAAACGCCCGTTCAACTAAGGGTTGGCGCGCTTGAGATCAACAAAAATATGCTGCTGTGGATCAACGACGCGTTGATGGCGGTGTTTTTCCTGTTGATTGGTCTGGAAGTGAAGCGCGAGTTGATGCAAGGTTCACTGGCCAGCCTGCGTCAGGCGGCGTTTCCGATCATTGCCGCAATCGGGGGCATGATTGTCCCGGCGCTGCTGTATCTGGCATTCAACTATGCCGACCCTGTCACCCGTGAGGGGTGGGCTATCCCGGCGGCAACGGATATCGCTTTTGCATTAGGCGTGCTGGCGCTGTTGGGCAGTCGTGTTCCACTGGCGTTGAAAATTTTCCTGATGGCGCTGGCGATTATCGATGACCTCGGCGCTATCGTCATCATCGCGCTGTTCTATACCAGCGATCTCTCGCTGCTGTCGCTGGGCGTAGCCGCGTGCGCGATCCTCGTTCTGGCGGCATTGAATCTGTGCGGTGTAAGACGCACCGGTATTTATATTCTGGTTGGCGTAGTGCTGTGGACGGCTGTACTGAAGTCAGGCGTGCATGCGACGCTGGCGGGCGTGATCGTCGGCTTCTTCATTCCGTTGAAGGAAAAACACGGGCGTTCACCGGCGAAGCGACTGGAGCATGTTCTGCACCCGTGGGTGGCATACCTGATCCTGCCGCTGTTTGCCTTCGCTAACGCGGGCGTTTCACTGCAGGGCGTTACTGTTGATGGACTGACCTCGGTATTACCGCTGGGGATCATTGCCGGCCTGTTGATCGGCAAACCGCTGGGTATCAGCCTGTTTTGCTGGCTGGCGTTACGCCTTAAGGTGGCGCAATTGCCGGAGGGAACGAACTTCCAGCAAATTATGGCGGTCGGCATTCTGTGCGGCATTGGCTTTACGATGTCAATTTTCATCGCCAGCCTGGCGTTTGGGAACGTCGATCCTGAGCTGATTAACTGGGCGAAACTGGGGATCCTGATCGGTTCCTTGCTGTCGGCGATAATAGGTTACTGCTGGTTACGCACCCGGTTGAACGCGTCAGCCTGACGGGATAACCCTTTTGTGACAATTTTCAGGGAGTGAGTATGTCTCATATAAACTACAACCACCTGTACTACTTTTGGCATGTCTATAAAGAAGGTTCGGTGGTTGGCGCTGCAGAAGCGCTTTATCTGACGCCGCAGACCATTACCGGACAGATTAAAGCGCTTGAGGAACGTTTGCAGGGAAAGCTGTTCAAGCGCAAGGGGCGTGGGCTGGAGCCAAGCGAGTTAGGCGAATTAGTTTTTCGTTATGCGGATAAGATGTTCACGTTAAGCCAGGAAATGCTGGATATCGTGAACTACCGCAAAGAGTCGAATTTACTGTTCGATGTCGGTGTGGCAGATGCGTTGTCCAAACAGCTGGTCAGCAGCGTGCTGGATGCCGCAGTTGTTGAAGATGAACAAATCCATTTGCGCTGTTTTGAATCAACGCACGAGATGCTGCTTGATCAGCTGAGCCAACATAAGCTGGATATGATCATCTCCGACTGCCCGATCGATTCAACGCAGCAGGAAGGGTTATTCTCTGTGCGGATTGGCGAATGCAGCGTGAGTTTTTGGTGCACCCAGCCGCTGCCTGAGAAACCATTCCCGGCTTGTCTGGAAGAGCGTCGATTGTTAATCCCCGGGCGTCGTTCGATGCTCGGGCGTAAGCTGCTGAACTGGATTAACTCACAAGGACTGAACGTTGAAATCCTCGGCGAGTTTGACGACGCCGCGCTGATGAAAGCGTTTGGCGCAACGCACAACGCTATATTTGTTGCGCCTACGCTCTATTCGCACAATTTCTATGCCGATGATTCTATTGTTGAAATTGGACGCGTAGAGAATGTGATGGAGGAGTATCACGCCATATTTGCGGAAAGAATGATCCAGCATCCGGCGGTGCAGCGTATTTGCAATGCGGACTACTCGGCATTATTTAAGCTGCAGTAAGCCAGAACGTCATAATCCTTCCGGCTGCGGTGGTTGCCCGCAGCCGGAATCAATCTACAGCCTTAACAAACCCCGGTACT
It encodes:
- a CDS encoding LysR family transcriptional regulator yields the protein MVVGKKHYQNLDFNLIKVFDAVITEGNATRAAQKLEVTPAAVSHALVRLHTIYDEDLFIRTRDGLVPTVAGKDLHQVFRQVISAIDATLNSQHHAKEDNEIIILGGDIIESYYFSVFNDCDLFSNYIINHYSARKNEKNALSTMLIKGRIDISFGLTAIEHHLVDVHLIDYIEDYVCICGSHNLLYELDALSLHNFYASKHAMYHTDIFTPAAADVVDLYENTVFCKGRRNAGYHSDSLVGVFNVVERSDMIALVPLNYALYFRDVRNYKVKIMRPPSEFSFKKLPVYACISVKSERYQVAKDFILLLQSILDKNKMS
- a CDS encoding winged helix-turn-helix domain-containing protein encodes the protein MTIYTINNQCTYDDKTHEIKNLKSSDRLIMTSMRVRCLRYMIQNSHEEVIHKKQLAQALWGERCQFVNDANLTQLLYLLRRDLRECGLHDFFSTIPRLGVKVNADIIINKPVKKLWLHQRLCKNILFITVLIIFSVLAFIFIH
- the nhaA gene encoding Na+/H+ antiporter NhaA, whose translation is MKHLHRFFSSDASGGIILIIAAVVAMLMANIGVTSGWYHAFLETPVQLRVGALEINKNMLLWINDALMAVFFLLIGLEVKRELMQGSLASLRQAAFPIIAAIGGMIVPALLYLAFNYADPVTREGWAIPAATDIAFALGVLALLGSRVPLALKIFLMALAIIDDLGAIVIIALFYTSDLSLLSLGVAACAILVLAALNLCGVRRTGIYILVGVVLWTAVLKSGVHATLAGVIVGFFIPLKEKHGRSPAKRLEHVLHPWVAYLILPLFAFANAGVSLQGVTVDGLTSVLPLGIIAGLLIGKPLGISLFCWLALRLKVAQLPEGTNFQQIMAVGILCGIGFTMSIFIASLAFGNVDPELINWAKLGILIGSLLSAIIGYCWLRTRLNASA
- the nhaR gene encoding transcriptional activator NhaR — protein: MSHINYNHLYYFWHVYKEGSVVGAAEALYLTPQTITGQIKALEERLQGKLFKRKGRGLEPSELGELVFRYADKMFTLSQEMLDIVNYRKESNLLFDVGVADALSKQLVSSVLDAAVVEDEQIHLRCFESTHEMLLDQLSQHKLDMIISDCPIDSTQQEGLFSVRIGECSVSFWCTQPLPEKPFPACLEERRLLIPGRRSMLGRKLLNWINSQGLNVEILGEFDDAALMKAFGATHNAIFVAPTLYSHNFYADDSIVEIGRVENVMEEYHAIFAERMIQHPAVQRICNADYSALFKLQ